A window of Mytilus trossulus isolate FHL-02 unplaced genomic scaffold, PNRI_Mtr1.1.1.hap1 h1tg001035l__unscaffolded, whole genome shotgun sequence genomic DNA:
TTGCAGTTctcagttatattaacattaactaCTAAGCACAACTTAAGAGAAATACTATCTGACTTAAGAATGAAAATCTTATGTTTTCCCTAAACTACTTAAGCAAGCCAAAGCAAATTACTGCGATTTTGAATTAACAGCTCAACGTTTTAGCTTAAACTATTTGGCCAGCATAcactaatttcattagaactttTGCTTGGAaggcaaatataatattatttactatatatgcatattataGCCTAGCAGCAACTTCCGTTACTGCtaccttgttacgacttttcACAGGTTTCCCCGCGAGCGACGGGCGATTAGTACTCATCTGATTGTATTCagggtaattttatttttaacccttACTTACAAGTCCTTCTTCAAAGGCaagttttcttatcttatttgtCTACTTAGTTGAGCTACCTTTTAGTAGCTCAATCTTTGAATTATTGCTTAAGTTACATCTGTATCCCAGATTAACCTTGTCATAAGCTGCATGTCaatctgaattatttttgaagttgtgctacATGGGCATATAGCCAATTCTAGTAGCTGCACCTAACTAAAAGTAACTTACCTTACCGAACTCAGCAAGTAAAATAAGAGTTAGCttcagtaataaccaaaaattttaCCCGGACACTCACCATATTAGAGTAAACAACCATACACACGCACTAATAAGACAAGGCTCAAATGTAGGTGGGTTATCCTTTAACAcccaggatcccctgttttctatCTCAGACACCGCctatttatttctctttgacAACCAAATGTTTAGTTAAgaggaacttttgttttaaactatggATAACAGGGTATCTAATCCTGGTTTCACTTCATAGATTCGTTAGAAGCTCACTAAAACTTTAGGAATATAACCACAAAAAACCGTTAACATTACACTGcacctatagtttttttatagttttataacacaacattgACTCTAACCAATCCgcttaaatttatattcgaaCTGAATCTAACCGCGGCTGCTGGCATTCATCAATTGACCCCGAATTTGTCAAAAAGCTGGGTTAAAGTTTCCTTTATTAACCAATTTTCCCCACTGATGTTGAACTTGCACTTAATTTGTTCAAGCCCGCATTTAGAATCATGAGAAGCATTTTGCCCATAAATTTAGGGCCATAATCAAACCCTCCTACAGATTTGACACAAGGTACTAAAGTATCCATCTTCCTCATTTTCAATGAGACGCTTTAATTAAGCTACTGTATCTTCTATTTTAGGTTTATTTTACTCTTCGTAAAGGCACCATGGTTTTTATGCACAAATACGACACCACTAATATTACAAACAGTAACACACCAGCTATTAGGATATATAACCTTAACCCGCTTCTTTCAGCCATGAAACTTAGAAACAAAGACCCGCTAATTTCTCTGTACTCGTAATTCATAAGACCCATAAGGACCGCTCTGGCACAACACCTTCTGACGAGAACCATAAACTCTAGATTAAAACGATACACTTCATTGGGGTAGATCCTTAAAACATACAAGAACAGGACTATTACACCCCTAACGTAAGTTAGGAACAATAAGAACCCTAACAACCTTCTAACCTCCAGTGCAACCTCCACACATGCAATTATAGACCCCCTCAATAGCACTAGCCCTAAAGAAATAGGTTGCTTGGCAATTAAGACAATCGAAAACACAGCCATCAAAATTACACATATGACTATAACtctcattatataaacataattaagcTTACGCCCCCCGCTACCACCAGCCCTCATACTACCAGCTGgtaggtaaaataatttttctgaacaatttcatTCAAACAGCTGAGTTGACCTAGTCCCTTATGGGCACCTTGAGGGCCCAATAGCTCTAGTCAACCTTGATCCAGACTTTGAGCTACCATCCTGGACCCCTTAAAGAAGGCCATTTTTCTGGGGTGGGAGGTTAGCCTCTCTATGAGCCACATTCTCAAAAAGAATCTTAATAGTTTGGCTGACGACCAAGGCTTAGACCCTAATTTTCTAAGCACTCCTCATCACAAAATTAACCCTACAAAGGGAATAAGAAATACTCTGACTCTCTCATATTTCTCAAGAACTACTACAAACCCAAACCTCTCTATTTTCCTCCCTAATACCCCTCCTAAGATAATAGCCCCAATATACAGGCTAAGAAAAGGAGTTTGTATATTTAAGTGCTCATTAATCCGCAAACTTCTGCTATTAACGTAATTAGACCCAAGTATTACTCTAAATACAATCCGTGCCCTATAAAAAGAAGTGAAGATTAAACCTGTTAGCTCTAATAAATAGCACCCATAAGTTATTCTTCTGTCTATCATTCTTAGCTCAATTATTAGGTCTTTAGAGAAAAACCCTCTTATAAACGGGGCCCCTCTCAAGGACACAATTGCAACCGTTATTGCACCCATTCTTACCGGTAATCCTTGCCACAAGCTTCTTAACCCCCGGATATCTTGGATTCTTTGGTTTCTATGAATAACACCCCCTGCGCCTAGAAACAACAAAGCTTTAAATACCGCATGGgttactaaatgaaaaaaagctaCAGACGGAAGAAGGATTGAAATCGAGAATATTATTAACCTTAACTGCCTCAAAGTCGAGAGTGCGATTACCTTTTTTAGGTCAAACGCAAACACAGCCCTTGACCCCGCTAATATTAGAGTAAATAGTCTTAAGACTATAAGTATTTGAGTCACAAAGGGATTAGCtctgataatataaaaagagcGAAGAATCAAATAAACCCCAGCTGTCACCAATGTCGAAGAATGCACCAAAGAGGAGACCGGTGTGGGTGCCGCCATGGCAGCAGGTAGCCATGCGCAAAACGGCATTTGTGCGCTTTTAGTTATACCTGCAAGAACTACCAcaaaccctaaattaacccatGTCTGCACTGGgtggtatatataaattaaccacCCCCCTtctcttaaaaaaatagaaactctaaaaagtacaaaaacatcCCCAATTCGATTAGTCAAAGCTGTCAACATAGCCGCAGATAACCTCTTATTGTTCTGGTAATAAGCCACTAATAGGAATGAGGTGAGCCCTAGCCCGTCTCAACCAATTAAAAGTATTACTAAATTAGGAACTAAGATTATAAACACTATAGACAGCACAAACAACCATACTAATCCCATAAACCGCTTGTAGTATGGCTCTCCAGCTATATACCACTTGCAGTAGGTTGCTACACTTCCTCTAATTACCAAAACCGTCCCAACAAAGACTATTCTTACGCTATCTAGTAGAACTCTGAAGCTAAATGAGAGACAATTACTCTCTCAAACAGTAACTTCCAATAAATAAGCTTTTCCAAAGGTCCTCCCTCTAAGAATAAATAAGTATCCAATCAGAATCAGTAAAAGTAACCCTAAGttactttttaattgtatgATACTATTTTTACGAGCCATCTCTTAGTAACCTTGACATCAAATCGTCTCCGCATAGTCGCATCACCATAACCAGAAGGGCCAAGCAAATTCTGGCTTCGCAAACAGCTAAACAtagaattagtaaaattaaccaaaactgaTTTATTAGAAACACATGGGTTACAAACAATAAGCCTAGTCTTATTATTTCAAGCcctacaaataaacacaaaaggtGTTTGTTTATACGGAAGATTACAAAACAGCCTATACTTATTAAGAAAACTCCTaggaattttattcaaatcatagCTTTAAAACACATAGTTTTCTACGACTTACAAGGCCGTCGCTTCAGCAAAGCTTTTAAAACTACCTACCTTCTATGATCCTCCGTATAGAGACACAAtaagacacaaaaaatataacactgaATACACGCGATTGCAACTTCAGCGGCTCCAAAAACACCTCCGCCCATTATTAACCCTTTAATACCCCCAACTCCTGTAAGCAGCCTTCTGCTATTTAACCAGCTAACTACTAACTCTCTCCTGCATATAGTTAGAATTACTTTACCAGCTCCCAGATTTAGTGTCAGACGTAAAACTAATGTTAAAGGGCGAAGTATGCCACTAATTAGCTCAACCACTACTATAAAAGGCACAAGGATTAACGGGCAACCTGTTGGAACGAGACTCATCAACCCCTGCTCAAATCTGCATAAAAGACTAGATAAAACTAAACAAGTTCAAATAGACAAAGCAAAGGAGAACCCGAACACAAACTGCCCTCTTACAGggaaaaagaatggaaagttTCCAGACAGATTTAGTATCAGAATTATCATGAACAGACCCCTTATTACTAGAGGAAACCCAGATAGCTTTAGTCCCTTTCCGTTCAATCGAATCATCGAATAAGTAAAGGATAGCACCAAACTCCGAAAAGAGCTCGTACTTCTACCCTTAGTGTACACGTCTCTAAATAGCACGGTTATTGGCACTATAGAAGACAGCAACCATAACGGCATAGACAACCAAATTAAGTTATAGCTGTGAGCATCAAATCTAGAAAAAACATCTATTAACAtgactttaaattattgattacgcgatttcttataaatataagtgatacacGTGTTATAAGGGTTAGTTCACACAAATGGCAATTGGCTATAAACATGCTTCCTTCCTGGATAAAGGTCTCGGGTACCTGCTCAGTCTATTTCACCACATAAACCCCCACTAAATACAACCCCTCGCTGGCTTACTAGAGCCTCTCATAGAAggaacttaaaatatattagagACCCAAAAGACACAGCGGACCCATAAGAAGACACCCAATGTCAGTGAGCATAAATATCAGCGTAGTCTATATACCGTCGAGGCATTCCTCTTAGGCCTAAGAAATGCTGAGGAAAGAAGGTAGtatttaccccaaaaaatattgctataaaaTGGGCTTTCCTCCATTTCTTATTAAAGCATACTCCAACAAAATTTGGCAACCAATGGTTAAGACCACAGAACACCCCAAACACCGCCCCTATTCTTAGCACATAATGGAAATGAGCCACCACATAATATGTGTCGTGTAGAGACACATCCATAGAAGCCCTAGACAGTAAGACCCCTGTTAGCCCTCCCACGGTGAATAAAAACAGAAACCCAGTACTTCAGTAGGCGGCAggctttattttgaattttcttcctgCTATAGTTGCCAGTCATCTGAATACTTTCACCCCTGTTGGAACAGCGATTACTATAGTTGCGGTAGAAAAATAGCCTCGAGTATCAACATTAAGACCTACGGTAAACATGTGGTGAGCCCACACCATACACCCTAACCCTCCAATTCCGATTATTGCGTATACTATCCCAATTAGACCAAAAACCGCTTCTTTTCCAGAGCAATGCATAATTACTTTTGATATCACACCAAAGGCAGGTAGAATAAGAATATACACTTCCGGATgcccaaaaaatcaaaacaaatgttggaacaAAACGGGGTCCCCCCCTCCTGCGGGATCGAAAAAAGTTGTGTTAAAGTTTCGGTCAAACAAGATTATTGTGATGCCCCCTCCTAGAACcggaattgaaataattaaaagaactgCAGTAACTCTAATCCTTAAAACATAAAGCTCCGCTCGTTCTCCTTTCATTTCTAACACTGGCATATTTTTATTGGTCCTAGCAAAGTTAATAGCCCCCACTAGAGAGCTGAGCCCAGCTAGATGTAGTGACACAATAAGAACATCCATCCTAGGGCCCCTATGATAGGGGTACACAGATAAAGGGGGGTAAATAGTTCATCCAGCACCAACTCCTTTATCCGTTCTAAAGGACAGTATTAGTAAATATAGTGCATTAGGAGATAGTCAATAACTTAAGTTGTTTATTCGCGGGTAAATTATATCTTTACCTCCTACTAGCAGAGGAATCAACCAATTACCGAAAGCTCCAATTAAGATAGGTATcacagcaaaaaaaattattattaaggcATGCGTTGTAACCACCACATTATAGAATCAATCTCTTTTTAAGAAC
This region includes:
- the LOC134703437 gene encoding LOW QUALITY PROTEIN: cytochrome c oxidase subunit 1-like (The sequence of the model RefSeq protein was modified relative to this genomic sequence to represent the inferred CDS: substituted 13 bases at 13 genomic stop codons) — translated: MIKILKKEEVGGYGEVESWXRRWLXSTNHKDIGTLYLYSGVXGGLFGARLRLMIRMQLGHPGAVFLKRDXFYNVVVTTHALIIIFFAVIPILIGAFGNWLIPLLVGGKDIIYPRINNLSYXLSPNALYLLILSFRTDKGVGAGXTIYPPLSVYPYHRGPRMDVLIVSLHLAGLSSLVGAINFARTNKNMPVLEMKGERAELYVLRIRVTAVLLIISIPVLGGGITIILFDRNFNTTFFDPAGGGDPVLFQHLFXFFGHPEVYILILPAFGVISKVIMHCSGKEAVFGLIGIVYAIIGIGGLGCMVWAHHMFTVGLNVDTRGYFSTATIVIAVPTGVKVFRXLATIAGRKFKIKPAAYXSTGFLFLFTVGGLTGVLLSRASMDVSLHDTYYVVAHFHYVLRIGAVFGVFCGLNHWLPNFVGVCFNKKWRKAHFIAIFFGVNTTFFPQHFLGLRGMPRRYIDYADIYAHXHWVSSYGSAVSFGSLIYFKFLLXEALVSQRGVVFSGGLCGEIDXAGTRDLYPGRKHVYSQLPFVXTNPYNTCITYIYKKSRNQ